A genomic stretch from Malus domestica chromosome 15, GDT2T_hap1 includes:
- the LOC103455974 gene encoding abscisic acid 8'-hydroxylase CYP707A1-like, with protein MDAILTYVLIFLFTLLSFVIFMKRDKRGGQVPQKRAQLPPGSLGWPYIGETLQLYSQNPNTFFSSKQKRYGEIFKTHILGCPSVMLASPEAAKFVLVTRAHLFKPTYPKSKESLIGPSALFFHQGDYHMRMRKLVQGSLSLDIIRNLVPHIEGLAVSATDSWATGQVIDTFHQMKMLSFEVGILAIFGNLEAHYKEELKKNYTIVDKGYNSFPTNIPGTPYKKALLARKRLRMILGDIICERKEKRLLEKDLLGCMLNSKDEKVEVLTDDQIADNILGVLFAAQDTTASVMTWIVKYLHDDPKVLEAVKAEQKIIREANEEGQQPLSWAQTRNMPVSHKVILESLRMATIISFAFREAVVDVEYKGYLIPKGWKVMPLFRNIHHNPEYFADPQKFDLSRFEVAPKPNTFMPFGSGVHACPGNELAKLEMLVMMHHLVTKLKWEVVGSQSEIQYSPFPVPLHGLPAKFWKQSADVVDFS; from the exons ATGGATGCAATTTTGACCTACGTTTTGATCTTTCTCTTCACTCTTCTGTCATttgtaattttcatgaaaagggACAAGAGAGGAGGACAAGTACCCCAGAAAAGGGCTCAGCTCCCTCCAGGTTCATTAGGTTGGCCTTATATAGGAGAGACCCTTCAGCTCTATTCTCAAAACCCAAACACTTTCTTTTCTTCCAAACAGAAAAG GTACGGAGAGATTTTTAAAACGCATATCCTGGGATGTCCAAGTGTCATGCTGGCAAGCCCCGAGGCCGCAAAGTTTGTATTGGTGACTCGAGCTCACTTGTTCAAGCCCACGTATCCCAAAAGCAAAGAGAGTTTGATTGGTCCGTCAGCGCTGTTTTTTCACCAAGGAGATTACCATATGCGGATGAGGAAATTAGTTCAAGGATCTCTCTCACTTGACATTATTCGAAATTTGGTGCCTCATATTGAAGGCTTAGCTGTTTCTGCCACAGATTCCTGGGCCACTGGCCAAGTCATCGACACCTTCCATCAAATGAAGATG TTATCTTTCGAGGTTGGTATACTTGCAATTTTTGGCAATTTGGAGGCACATTACAAAGAAGAGCTCAAAAAGAATTACACCATTGTGGACAAAGGCTACAATTCATTCCCCACAAACATTCCCGGCACACCATACAAAAAGGCTTtattg GCAAGGAAGAGGCTAAGAATGATTTTGGGTGACATTATATGTGAGAGGAAGGAGAAGAGATTACTCGAAAAAGATCTATTGGGTTGCATGTTGAACTCAAAAGATGAAAAGGTTGAAGTCTTAACCGATGACCAAATTGCTGACAACATTTTGGGTGTGCTTTTTGCTGCTCAAGACACCACAGCTAGTGTAATGACCTGGATTGTCAAGTACCTCCACGATGACCCTAAAGTTCTAGAGGCTGTAAAG GCTGAGCAGAAGATAATTCgtgaagcaaatgaagaaggccAGCAACCATTGAGCTGGGCACAGACTAGAAACATGCCAGTTAGTCACAAG gTTATTTTAGAAAGTTTGAGAATGGCAACTATTATATCTTTTGCCTTTAGAGAGGCTGTCGTTGATGTGGAATACAAAG GGTACTTGATTCCAAAAGGTTGGAAAGTGATGCCTTTGTTCAGGAACATTCATCATAATCCTGAATATTTTGCCGACCCTCAGAAATTCGATCTTTCTAGATTCGAG GTTGCACCAAAGCCAAATACATTTATGCCATTTGGAAGTGGAGTGCATGCCTGCCCCGGAAACGAGCTTGCAAAGCTGGAAATGCTGGTTATGATGCACCATTTGGTCACCAAGTTGAAGTGGGAAGTAGTGGGATCCCAAAGTGAGATTCAATATAGCCCCTTCCCTGTGCCTCTGCATGGACTCCCAGCCAAATTTTGGAAACAATCTGCCGATGTAGTTGATTTCTCATAA
- the LOC103415441 gene encoding thioredoxin-like 4, chloroplastic — protein MGRIIQNSDMAIESISTAKNLSPPKPHSSILPFVLMQRQTILYGSKATASFNFATNPNTKHGSTSPFQVKFCLVKANFPSNIIKGLEASGYRHAFGHVEVRVASGNLGELAEEDDDDVCPVECVREFSTDAEFSKILETAKETGALVVVDFYRISCGSCKYIEQGFSKLCKGAGDGEAAVIFLKHNVIDEYDEQSEVADRLRIKTVPLFHFYKDGILLEAFPTRDKERITAAISKYTSPASQDTRAS, from the exons ATGGGTAGAATAATTCAGAATTCAGATATGGCAATTGAGAGCATATCAACCGCCAAGAACTTATCTCCCCCAAAACCCCACTCTTCAATTTTACCGTTTGTTCTAATGCAAAGGCAGACCATTCTATACGGCAGCAAGGCCACAGCCTCTTTCAACTTTGCCACAAATCCAAACACAAAACATGGTTCAACAAGTCCCTTCCAAGTTAAATTTTGTCTCGTGAAAGCAAATTTTCCATCAAACATCATAAAAGGATTGGAAGCTTCGGGATACCGCCACGCATTCGGTCACGTAGAGGTCCGAGTGGCGTCTGGAAACCTAGGAGAATTGGCCGAGGAAGACGACGACGATGTGTGTCCCGTTGAATGTGTTAGAGAGTTTAGTACCGACGCGGAGTTCAGCAAAATTCTGGAAACGGCCAAAGAAACTGGTGCTTTGGTTGTCGTAGATTTTTATCGGATTTCGTGTGGGAGCTGCAAGTACATAGAGCAAGGGTTTTCGAAGCTGTGTAAGGGAGCTGGTGATGGAGAAGCTGCTGTTATCTTCTTGAAGCATAAT GTAATTGATGAGTACGACGAACAATCCGAGGTTGCTGATCGACTTAGAATTAAG ACGGTGCCGCTCTTCCACTTCTATAAAGACGGGATCCTCTTGGAAGCATTTCCAACTAGAGACAAAGAGAGGATCACTGCAGCCATTAGTAAATACACGAGTCCAGCATCTCAAGATACTCGAGCTAGTTAA
- the LOC103455970 gene encoding sterol carrier protein 2 isoform X1 — MASGAELKSESLLELMKEHLKTDAGKEITKKIGLVYQINIAPKKIGFNEVIFIVDLKKGEVKKGAYEGGKPDATFSFKDDDFVKVALGKMNPQIAFMRGAMKIKGSLSAATKFTPDIFPKPSKMILPGRLYYLDASSYGNKDELKSLFTAMHEKGIKAIADIVINHRAAVKQDENGLWRIFEGGKPDGRLDFDASLICRDDNDHPFGTGNPDTVDNFPFTADMDHTNPSFKASCLIG; from the exons ATGGCGAGCGGTGCAGAGCTGAAGTCGGAGAGCTTGCTGGAGCTGATGAAAGAGCACCTGAAAACCGACGCCGGCAAAGAAATTACCAAGAAAATCGGACTCGTCTATCAGATCAACATCGCACCCAAG AAAATTGGATTCAATGAGGTGATTTTTATTGTTGATCTTAAGAAAGGCGAGGTCAAGAAAG GGGCATATGAAGGAGGGAAGCCAGATGCAACTTTTTCGTTCAAGGATGATGATTTCGTGAAGGTGGCGCTAGGGAAGATGAACCCGCAAATCGCTTTCATGAGGGGGGCAATGAAGATCAAGGGTAGCTTGAGTGCGGCCACAAAATTCACACCTGACATTTTCCCCAAGCCTTCCAAGAT GATTCTACCCGGAAGGCTATACTATCTCGATGCATCGAGCTATGGAAATAAGGATGAATTGAAGTCCCTATTTACTGCCATGCATGAGAAGGGAATCAAAGCCATAGCAGACATTGTGATAAACCACAGAGCAGCTGTCAAACAAGATGAGAACGGACTATGGAGAATATTCGAAGGTGGAAAGCCGGATGGACGTCTTGACTTCGATGCCTCCTTGATTTGCCGGGATGACAATGACCACCCTTTTGGCACTGGCAACCCGGACACAGTAGACAACTTCCCGTTCACAGCTGACATGgaccacacaaaccctagcttCAAAGCGAGTTGTCTGATTGGATGA
- the LOC103455970 gene encoding sterol carrier protein 2 isoform X3, producing the protein MASGAELKSESLLELMKEHLKTDAGKEITKKIGLVYQINIAPKKIGFNEVIFIVDLKKGEVKKGAYEGGKPDATFSFKDDDFVKVALGKMNPQIAFMRGAMKIKGSLSAATKFTPDIFPKPSKM; encoded by the exons ATGGCGAGCGGTGCAGAGCTGAAGTCGGAGAGCTTGCTGGAGCTGATGAAAGAGCACCTGAAAACCGACGCCGGCAAAGAAATTACCAAGAAAATCGGACTCGTCTATCAGATCAACATCGCACCCAAG AAAATTGGATTCAATGAGGTGATTTTTATTGTTGATCTTAAGAAAGGCGAGGTCAAGAAAG GGGCATATGAAGGAGGGAAGCCAGATGCAACTTTTTCGTTCAAGGATGATGATTTCGTGAAGGTGGCGCTAGGGAAGATGAACCCGCAAATCGCTTTCATGAGGGGGGCAATGAAGATCAAGGGTAGCTTGAGTGCGGCCACAAAATTCACACCTGACATTTTCCCCAAGCCTTCCAAGATGTGA
- the LOC103455970 gene encoding sterol carrier protein 2 isoform X2 yields the protein MASGAELKSESLLELMKEHLKTDAGKEITKKIGLVYQINIAPKKIGFNEVIFIVDLKKGEVKKGAYEGGKPDATFSFKDDDFVKVALGKMNPQIAFMRGAMKIKGSLSAATKFTPDIFPKPSKMGSIGIQVKKEGGTTHSRPPFLNLLTLASPMSGFLLLTLMEPRDSTRKAILSRCIELWK from the exons ATGGCGAGCGGTGCAGAGCTGAAGTCGGAGAGCTTGCTGGAGCTGATGAAAGAGCACCTGAAAACCGACGCCGGCAAAGAAATTACCAAGAAAATCGGACTCGTCTATCAGATCAACATCGCACCCAAG AAAATTGGATTCAATGAGGTGATTTTTATTGTTGATCTTAAGAAAGGCGAGGTCAAGAAAG GGGCATATGAAGGAGGGAAGCCAGATGCAACTTTTTCGTTCAAGGATGATGATTTCGTGAAGGTGGCGCTAGGGAAGATGAACCCGCAAATCGCTTTCATGAGGGGGGCAATGAAGATCAAGGGTAGCTTGAGTGCGGCCACAAAATTCACACCTGACATTTTCCCCAAGCCTTCCAAGAT GGGTTCAATTGGCATTCAAGTAAAAAAGGAGGGTGGTACAACTCACTCAAGACCTCCATTCTTGAACTTGCTGACTCTGGCATCACCCATGtctggcttcctcctcctcacgCTAATGGAACCGAGG GATTCTACCCGGAAGGCTATACTATCTCGATGCATCGAGCTATGGAAATAA
- the LOC108169625 gene encoding pentatricopeptide repeat-containing protein At2g04860 → MNLACSIGLSAKPNLPYFHYLLKSHSESKNPKQALLLFRQLFEYNLKPNDLTFSLLIKSCTSSSSSGFNSASSKLEANQIHTHLLKSGVDRYVYVSTALLDLYMKLGCVKDAQKVFDDMPDRDVVSWNALICGFSRNGYDFEALRCFVRMCREGLCPCPTTLVSLVPSCGRQELVFIGKCVHGFGIKAGLDLDSNVKNVLTSMYAKSADLEAAELLFEEIVDKSVVSWNTMIGAYGQNGFFHEAMLVFKRMQEENVPANLVTMVSLLSANANPESTHCHALKTGHANDASVITSLICEYATRGNTESGKLLYKSLPQKNLVSLTAIISSYAEKDNIAQVLECFAHLQRLDMKLDAVSMVCILHGIKVPVEIGLGLAFHGYGIKIGLTADSLVANGLISMYSRFDKIEAAFSLFLEMQAKSLLTWNSLISGCVQVGRSSDALDLFIQMKMSGYSPDSITISSLLSGCGQIGYLRFGEKLHNYVLRNNLEVEDFVGTALIDMYTKCGRIELAERVFKSIQEPCLASWNSILLGYSHYGSEHRALACFLKMQEQGIKPDNITFLGVLAACTHGGFVEEGRKYFQIMREEFNIAPRLQHCACMVGLFGRVGFFQEALVFIRDMEMEPDFAVWGALLNACCIHQEVKLGEYIAKKLFLLDSKSGGFFVLMSNLYAVKGMWDDVARVREMMRGTGGDGCSGVSVIETNENLCLNKPSLNTNFGQILYI, encoded by the coding sequence ATGAACTTGGCCTGTTCTATCGGCCTCTCTGCGAAGCCCAACCTTCCCTATTTCCACTATCTCCTAAAATCTCACAGCGAAAGCAAAAATCCTAAACAGGCACTGCTTCTTTTTCGCCAGTTGTTTGAGTACAATTTGAAGCCCAATGATCTCACTTTCTCTCTGCTCATTAAATCCTgcacttcttcctcctcctcaggTTTTAATTCAGCGAGCTCAAAACTAGAAGCAAATCAGATTCATACCCACTTGCTGAAATCTGGTGTCGATCGATATGTATATGTGAGCACTGCTCTTCTTGATTTGTATATGAAATTGGGTTGTGTAAAGGATGCCCAGAAGGTGTTTGATGATATGCCTGACAGAGATGTTGTCTCATGGAATGCGTTGATTTGTGGGTTTTCACGAAATGGGTATGATTTTGAAGCGTTGAGATGCTTTGTTCGAATGTGTAGAGAGGGGCTTTGTCCTTGTCCGACGACTTTGGTTAGTTTGGTTCCGTCTTGTGGTAGGCAAGAGTTAGTTTTTATTGGGAAATGTGTTCATGGGTTTGGAATTAAGGCGGGCCTGGATTTGGATTCTAACGTGAAGAATGTGCTTACCTCGATGTACGCTAAATCTGCAGATTTGGAGGCGGCGGAGCTCTTGTTTGAAGAGATAGTTGACAAGAGTGTAGTTTCTTGGAATACTATGATTGGCGCTTATGGACAAAATGGTTTCTTTCATGAGGCAATGCTTGTCTTTAAACGAATGCAGGAGGAAAATGTTCCGGCCAATCTGGTGACCATGGTAAGCCTCCTGTCAGCAAATGCAAATCCAGAGTCTACCCATTGTCATGCCCTTAAAACTGGTCATGCAAATGATGCTTCCGTGATTACTTCGCTAATTTGCGAATATGCAACACGAGGGAACACAGAATCCGGAAAACTGCTTTACAAGTCATTGCCTCAGAAGAACTTGGTTTCCCTGACTGCAATTATTTCAAGCTATGCTGAGAAAGATAACATAGCTCAGGTACTGGAATGCTTTGCTCACTTGCAGCGGTTAGACATGAAACTAGACGCAGTTTCTATGGTTTGCATCCTTCATGGGATAAAAGTCCCTGTTGAAATTGGCCTTGGACTTGCTTTCCATGGTTATGGAATAAAGATTGGGCTGACGGCTGATTCTTTGGTTGCAAATGGTTTGATAAGCATGTACTCGAGGTTTGACAAGATAGAAGCCGCTTTTTCTTTATTCCTTGAGATGCAAGCAAAATCGTTGCTTACTTGGAATTCTTTGATATCGGGATGTGTACAAGTGGGAAGGTCAAGTGATGCCCTGGACTTGTTTATCCAAATGAAAATGTCCGGATACAGTCCAGATAGCATCACTATTTCTAGCTTACTATCTGGGTGTGGCCAAATTGGGTACTTGCGATTTGGGGAGAAACTTCATAACTATGTCCTCCGAAACAATCTTGAAGTGGAAGATTTTGTTGGAACCGCTCTTATAGACATGTACACCAAGTGTGGAAGAATAGAGCTTGCTGAAAGGGTGTTTAAGAGCATCCAAGAGCCATGTTTGGCATCGTGGAACTCAATCCTCTTGGGTTATAGCCACTACGGGTCAGAACATAGAGCTCTTGCTTGCTTCTTGAAAATGCAAGAGCAGGGGATAAAGCCCGATAATATCACATTTTTGGGAGTTTTAGCTGCTTGTACTCATGGAGGTTTTGTTGAGGAGGGAAGAAAATACTTCCAAATCATGAGGGAAGAGTTCAATATAGCGCCACGCTTGCAACACTGCGCTTGCATGGTTGGTCTCTTTGGCCGTGTGGGCTTCTTCCAGGAGGCATTGGTTTTCATCAGAGATATGGAGATGGAGCCTGACTTCGCAGTGTGGGGAGCCTTGCTGAATGCTTGTTGCATCCACCAAGAGGTCAAGCTTGGGGAGTACATAGCCAAAAAGTTGTTTCTCTTGGACAGTAAAAGTGGCGGGTTCTTCGTGCTGATGTCAAATCTTTACGCCGTTAAAGGGATGTGGGACGATGTAGCTAGGGTGAGGGAGATGATGAGAGGGACCGGAGGTGATGGTTGTTCAGGAGTGAGTGTTATTGAGACGAATGAAAATTTGTGCTTGAATAAACCTAGTTTGAATACAAATTTTGGGCAGATTCTGTATATATAA
- the LOC103415444 gene encoding protein CYPRO4-like, producing MGGAHSREHLELSDSDEEESEEQESYEDVEETEADQRQRSAERGTKTPSSAALDDVDAKLKALSLKYGSSSRNPNLKNPVKLYLHIGGNTPKAKWVTSEKLTSFNFIKTSRMDVDNDEEEEEEEEFDEEGLWVLRVGAKVRAKVSAEMQLLTFADQRRVDFFARGVWAVKFFSDEEYRAFVIKYNDCLFENTYGYEATEENRVKVYGKDFVGWAKPEMADDSVWEDAEDNFLKSPGSATPVRGNQNLREEFEEAHDGGIQSLALGALDNSFLVGNSGIQVVKNFAHGIHGKGVYVNFDDGSYGGGSNLARSTPRKALLMKAETNMLLMSPMNEGKPHTTGLHQLDIETGKVVTEWKFEKDGADITMRDITNDSKGAQLDPSGSTFLGLDDNRLCRWDMRDRKGMVQDLAASSGPVLNWNQGHQFSRGTNFQCFASTGDGSIAVGSLDGKIRLYSINSMRQAKTAFPGLGSPITHVDVTFDGKWILGTTDTYLILICTIFTDKDGKTKTGFSGRMGNRISAPRLLKLTPLDSHLAGTNNKFRNAQFSWVTENGKQERHLVATVGKFSVVWNFQQVKDGSHECYRNQQGLKSCYCYKIVPKDDSIVDSRFMHDKFAVTDSPEAPLVIATPLKVSSFSISSTNRQLSLQ from the exons ATGGGCGGAGCTCACAGCCGCGAACACCTCGAGCTTTCCGACTCCGACGAGGAAGAGAGCGAGGAGCAGGAGAGCTACGAGGACGTGGAGGAAACTGAAGCCGACCAGCGCCAGAGATCCGCCGAGCGGGGAACCAAAACGCCGTCGTCGGCTGCATTAGACGACGTGGACGCCAAGCTCAAGGCTTTGAGTCTCAAGTACGGGTCTTCTTCCAGGAACCCGAATCTGAAGAATCCGGTGAAGCTGTACCTCCACATTGGAGGGAACACCCCAAAAGCGAAATGGGTAACTTCCGAAAAACTCACTTCTTTCAATTTTATTAAGACATCTCGAATGGATGTTGATAAtgatgaggaggaagaagaagaagaggaatttGATGAGGAGGGTTTGTGGGTTTTGAGGGTGGGCGCCAAAGTTAGGGCTAAGGTATCAGCCGAGATGCAATTGCTCACTTTCGCCGATCAGCGGCGTGTCGATTTCTTTGCCAGAGGTGTGTGGGCAGTGAAGTTTTTCAGTGATGAGGAGTATAGGGCTTTTGTGATTAAGTATAATGACTGTTTGTTTGAGAACACTTATGGGTATGAGGCCACTGAGGAGAACAGGGTGAAGGTTTATGGGAAAGATTTTGTCGGGTGGGCAAAGCCCGAAATGGCGGATGATTCGGTCTGGGAAGATGCGGAGGATAATTTTTTGAAGAGCCCTGGCTCAGCAACACCGGTGAGgggaaatcaaaatttgagagagGAGTTTGAGGAGGCACACGATGGCGGTATACAGAGCTTGGCATTAGGTGCATTGGACAATAGTTTTTTGGTGGGGAACTCTGGCATTCAGGTTGTTAAGAATTTTGCTCATGGAATACATGGTAAAGGTGTTTATGTGAATTTTGATGATGGGAGCTATGGAGGCGGTTCAAATTTGGCACGGTCTACACCTAGGAAGGCTCTGCTGATGAAGGCCGAGACTAACATGCTCCTTATGAGTCCAATGAATGAGGGGAAGCCTCACACAACAGGGCTCCATCAGCTTGATATCGAAACTGGGAAGGTTGTTACTGAGTGGAAGTTTGAGAAAGATGGGGCTGACATTACAATGAGGGATATCACAAATGATAGTAAGGGAGCACAGTTGGACCCCTCAGGATCGACATTCTTGGGTTTGGATGACAACAGGCTTTGCCGGTGGGATATGCGTGATAGGAAGGGAATGGTTCAGGACCTAGCAGCTTCTAGTGGTCCTGTTCTCAATTGGAACCAAGGGCATCAGTTCTCAAGAGGGACTAACTTTCAGTGCTTTGCTAGCACTGGTGATGGCTCAATTGCTGTTGGGTCTCTTGATGGGAAGATCAGGTTGTACTCTATCAATTCGATGAGGCAGGCAAAAACTGCTTTTCCAGGCCTTGGTTCGCCTATTACTCATGTGGATGTTACTTTTGATGGGAAGTGGATTTTGGGCACAACGGACACCTATTTGATCCTCATCTGCACAATCTTTACTGATAAGGATGGCAAGACAAAGACTGGTTTTAGTGGGCGTATGGGAAATAGAATTTCAGCTCCAAGGCTGCTGAAGTTGACTCCCCTGGATTCACATTTGGCGGGCACGAATAACAAGTTTCGTAATGCTCAGTTTTCGTGG GTCACGGAGAACGGGAAGCAGGAGCGACATCTGGTTGCAACTGTGGGCAAATTTAGTGTGGTTTGGAACTTTCAACAGGTGAAAGATGGCTCACACGAGTGCTACCGCAATCAGCAGGGCTTGAAGAGCTGCTACTGCTACAAGATAGTCCCCAAGGATGACTCCATTGTTGACAGTCGCTTCATGCATGACAAGTTTGCAGTTACTGACTCACCTGAGGCCCCCCTTGTGATTGCAACCCCTCTGAAAGTCAGCTCCTTCAGCATATCCAGTACCAATAGACAATTGTCTCTGCAGTGA